In a single window of the Phocoena phocoena chromosome 14, mPhoPho1.1, whole genome shotgun sequence genome:
- the MOB1A gene encoding MOB kinase activator 1A isoform X1, protein MSFLFSSRSSKTFKPKKNIPEGSHQYELLKHAEATLGSGNLRQAVMLPEGEDLNEWIAVNTVDFFNQINMLYGTITEFCTEASCPVMSAGPRYEYHWADGTNIKKPIKCSAPKYIDYLMTWVQDQLDDETLFPSKIGVPFPKNFMSVAKTILKRLFRVYAHIYHQHFDSVMQLQEEAHLNTSFKHFIFFVQEFNLIDRRELAPLQELIEKLGSKDR, encoded by the exons TAGTAGCCGCTCTTCTAAAACATTCAAACCAAAGAAGAATATCCCTGAAGGATCTCATCAGTATGAACTCTTAAAACATGCAGAAGCAACTCTAGGAAGTGGGAATCTGAGACAAGCTGTTATGTTGCCAGAGGGAGAGGACCTCAATGAATGGATTGCGGTTAACA CTGTGGATTTCTTCAACCAGATCAACATGTTATATGGAACTATCACAGAATTCTGCACTGAAGCAAGCTGTCCAGTCATGTCTGCAGGTCCAAG ATATGAATATCATTGGGCAGATGGTACTAATATTAAAAAGCCAATCAAATGTTCTGCACCAAAATACATTGACTATTTGATGACTTGGGTTCAGGATCAACTTGATGATGAAactctttttccttctaaaattg GTGTCCCATTTCCTAAAAACTTTATGTCTGTGGCAAAGACCATTCTAAAGCGTCTGTTCAGGGTTTATGCCCATATTTATCACCAGCACTTTGATTCTGTGATGCAGCTGCAGGAGGAGGCCCACCTCAACACCTCCTTTAagcactttattttctttgttcag gaGTTTAATCTGATTGATAGGCGTGAGTTGGCACCTCTTCAGGAATTAATTGAGAAGCTTGGATCGAAAGACAGATAA
- the MOB1A gene encoding MOB kinase activator 1A isoform X2, with protein MSFLFSRSSKTFKPKKNIPEGSHQYELLKHAEATLGSGNLRQAVMLPEGEDLNEWIAVNTVDFFNQINMLYGTITEFCTEASCPVMSAGPRYEYHWADGTNIKKPIKCSAPKYIDYLMTWVQDQLDDETLFPSKIGVPFPKNFMSVAKTILKRLFRVYAHIYHQHFDSVMQLQEEAHLNTSFKHFIFFVQEFNLIDRRELAPLQELIEKLGSKDR; from the exons TAGCCGCTCTTCTAAAACATTCAAACCAAAGAAGAATATCCCTGAAGGATCTCATCAGTATGAACTCTTAAAACATGCAGAAGCAACTCTAGGAAGTGGGAATCTGAGACAAGCTGTTATGTTGCCAGAGGGAGAGGACCTCAATGAATGGATTGCGGTTAACA CTGTGGATTTCTTCAACCAGATCAACATGTTATATGGAACTATCACAGAATTCTGCACTGAAGCAAGCTGTCCAGTCATGTCTGCAGGTCCAAG ATATGAATATCATTGGGCAGATGGTACTAATATTAAAAAGCCAATCAAATGTTCTGCACCAAAATACATTGACTATTTGATGACTTGGGTTCAGGATCAACTTGATGATGAAactctttttccttctaaaattg GTGTCCCATTTCCTAAAAACTTTATGTCTGTGGCAAAGACCATTCTAAAGCGTCTGTTCAGGGTTTATGCCCATATTTATCACCAGCACTTTGATTCTGTGATGCAGCTGCAGGAGGAGGCCCACCTCAACACCTCCTTTAagcactttattttctttgttcag gaGTTTAATCTGATTGATAGGCGTGAGTTGGCACCTCTTCAGGAATTAATTGAGAAGCTTGGATCGAAAGACAGATAA